From a single Pirellulaceae bacterium genomic region:
- the ltrA gene encoding group II intron reverse transcriptase/maturase, producing the protein MGMSLWGSSPLYEIGISGRSVYQLTASREEVLGEGNCGRATDRGKEACECVGKYRVCRLPSERQSPLGRIHTESAGLRTETSYKAGPVRRVSIDKPDGGKRLLGIPNLIDRLIQQAIVQILTPVFDPNVSTSSYGFRPKRSAHGAAKQVQRTIRRGYRFAVDMDLSKFFDRVGHDVLMARISRKVHDKTLLRLIGGYLRAGVMVDGHFQATTQGTPQGGPAFPLLANILLDELDKELEKRGLPFVRYADDFVIFTKSKRSAERGFQSVHRYLTRQLHLVVNLEKSRIVTTEQLEYLGYSFVGSRATINVSAKSIERFKHRIREITGRSRGISMERRLGELKRFVRGWMGYYGLASQLKLFASLEQWIRRRIRCCYWKRWRHVCTRIRELIALSLPRRQAIRHGRSRKGPWHMAKTIASGVGMTNAWLTDQGVPEPKDFMERTCSSSLNRRMRTRMSGGVGRAVSNDRPYPISALIHRLLI; encoded by the coding sequence ATGGGCATGAGTTTATGGGGTTCAAGTCCCCTGTACGAGATAGGAATCTCTGGGAGATCAGTATACCAACTGACAGCTTCGAGAGAAGAAGTACTAGGTGAAGGCAACTGCGGAAGGGCAACCGACCGTGGGAAGGAAGCCTGCGAATGTGTGGGTAAGTACCGGGTCTGTCGACTGCCGTCAGAGCGTCAATCCCCACTCGGGCGCATTCACACCGAATCTGCGGGGCTACGAACAGAAACATCCTACAAGGCCGGACCGGTCAGGCGAGTATCAATCGACAAGCCCGATGGCGGCAAGCGATTGTTGGGTATTCCAAACTTAATCGACCGCTTGATCCAACAAGCCATCGTTCAAATCCTGACCCCAGTCTTCGATCCGAACGTTTCGACATCGAGCTACGGGTTTCGGCCAAAGCGATCTGCTCACGGAGCAGCCAAGCAAGTCCAGCGCACGATCAGACGCGGCTACCGTTTCGCAGTGGATATGGATCTTTCCAAGTTCTTCGACCGAGTCGGACACGATGTGTTGATGGCTCGTATATCGAGGAAAGTCCACGACAAGACATTGCTACGGCTGATTGGTGGCTACTTGCGAGCAGGAGTGATGGTGGATGGTCATTTTCAAGCAACCACCCAAGGGACACCACAAGGCGGCCCTGCCTTTCCACTGTTGGCCAACATCCTCTTGGATGAACTGGACAAAGAACTAGAGAAGCGAGGTCTGCCATTCGTACGCTATGCAGATGACTTTGTCATCTTCACAAAGTCCAAGCGTAGTGCCGAAAGGGGCTTTCAGTCGGTGCATCGCTATCTCACCCGTCAACTTCACTTGGTAGTCAACCTGGAGAAGAGTCGCATAGTCACCACTGAGCAGCTCGAATACCTCGGGTACAGCTTCGTGGGGTCACGAGCGACGATCAACGTTTCGGCCAAATCCATCGAACGGTTCAAACACCGTATCCGCGAGATCACTGGGCGTAGCCGAGGCATCTCGATGGAGCGACGCTTAGGGGAACTGAAGCGGTTTGTACGCGGTTGGATGGGTTACTATGGTCTTGCTTCGCAGTTGAAACTGTTCGCAAGCCTGGAGCAGTGGATACGACGACGCATTCGGTGCTGTTACTGGAAACGTTGGCGACATGTTTGCACGCGGATTCGAGAGCTGATCGCACTGAGCCTTCCGAGGCGACAGGCCATCCGACACGGTCGGAGTCGCAAAGGACCTTGGCACATGGCCAAGACGATTGCCAGCGGTGTTGGCATGACGAACGCTTGGTTAACCGATCAAGGAGTCCCCGAGCCTAAAGATTTTATGGAGCGAACTTGCTCATCTTCGTTGAACCGCCGGATGCGGACCCGCATGTCCGGTGGTGTGGGGAGGGCGGTCAGCAATGACCGCCCTTACCCGATTTCGGCACTTATACACCGGCTACTGATTTGA
- a CDS encoding DUF1559 domain-containing protein: MIETLVVVGILGILLAILIPAVQSARESARRVTCQNNLRQLSLAVQSHEAAHGTLPNLYLGTFLKQPRTALDEFHFHSWRTAILPLVEQTALFERIDLSLAATIAANRSNLNTPVPLFVCPSTSIQNTAVPDIFEYNNGAIPTKNIGTAARSDYEAISGVNYNAAVRGSGDLSAVKFGPWGETRYDANRKPLSYRSGRFANVSDGLSNTILIGERAGRPDWYHRGKPVEPYPYSNPNTGMDNHQAAWGISAHIWWLVFDSDQAINNTNATGIFSFHSSGANVGLGDGSVRFLAETIDQKTLNALVTRSAGDVASVD; this comes from the coding sequence GTGATCGAAACGCTTGTCGTAGTCGGCATTCTTGGAATTCTATTGGCGATTCTGATTCCCGCCGTTCAGAGTGCGCGAGAATCTGCTCGTCGGGTCACTTGTCAAAATAATCTTCGTCAACTATCGCTTGCCGTTCAGAGCCACGAGGCCGCTCATGGCACATTGCCGAACCTCTACCTCGGTACCTTCCTGAAGCAACCTCGGACTGCGTTAGACGAATTTCACTTTCACTCTTGGCGCACGGCAATTCTTCCGCTAGTTGAGCAGACTGCGCTTTTCGAACGAATCGACCTTTCGCTGGCGGCAACGATTGCTGCCAATCGATCCAATCTCAACACACCAGTTCCCCTATTCGTCTGCCCATCCACAAGCATTCAAAACACGGCTGTTCCGGACATCTTTGAGTACAACAACGGCGCGATACCAACGAAGAATATTGGCACAGCTGCGAGAAGCGACTACGAGGCAATCTCGGGAGTAAATTACAATGCCGCTGTGAGGGGTAGTGGAGATTTGAGCGCCGTAAAATTCGGACCATGGGGTGAAACGCGCTACGATGCTAATCGAAAACCCCTTTCTTACAGGTCAGGACGATTTGCAAACGTCTCTGACGGACTCTCCAACACGATATTGATTGGCGAACGTGCCGGACGCCCGGATTGGTATCATCGTGGGAAACCCGTCGAACCGTATCCTTATTCAAATCCGAACACTGGAATGGACAATCATCAAGCCGCATGGGGCATCAGTGCGCATATTTGGTGGCTCGTGTTTGACTCTGATCAGGCCATTAACAACACCAACGCGACAGGAATCTTCAGCTTCCACAGTTCCGGGGCAAATGTCGGTCTTGGCGACGGTTCCGTTCGCTTCTTAGCTGAAACAATAGACCAAAAGACGCTCAATGCGCTGGTGACTCGGTCAGCTGGAGATGTTGCTTCTGTTGATTGA
- a CDS encoding integron integrase has translation MDRTVSTVSAQGKHETLSIDRDKGVEFLGSLKKRGQGAWVRLQLARAIDSYQSVVWQHKPIDLSDIIQKLTELAGKERQSGTYGRSNSGAGDSAAMPGLLDPSEPEIIQQFRREIRMRHYSIGTESAYVGWAMRFLRVYGVSQIQALGEPQIKEYLSSLAVDRNVSASTQNQAFSALLFLFRVVLKRELGFLDAVRAKNSDRLPVVLSRGEVQRLMEQLGGRDLLMAQLLYGAGLRLMECLRLRVKDIEFDTGQILVREGKGRKDRVTVLPAHAVDALRLQVDVSRELHQRDLAEGYGQVWLPDALAEKYPNAPREFAWQFVFPATKRAKDPRSGTWRRHVRTRIRELIALGVPRRQAIRHGRSRKGPWHMAKTIASGVGMTNA, from the coding sequence ATGGATCGAACAGTTTCAACTGTTTCAGCGCAAGGAAAACATGAAACGTTGTCGATCGACCGTGATAAGGGGGTCGAGTTTCTGGGTAGCCTGAAGAAGCGCGGGCAGGGCGCATGGGTTCGCTTGCAGTTAGCGAGGGCGATCGACTCGTATCAGTCAGTCGTCTGGCAGCACAAGCCGATCGATCTGAGCGACATCATCCAGAAGCTGACCGAGCTGGCTGGTAAGGAGAGGCAGTCTGGGACTTACGGGCGTTCGAATTCAGGCGCTGGAGACTCGGCGGCTATGCCCGGTCTACTCGATCCGTCGGAGCCAGAGATCATCCAGCAGTTCCGGCGCGAAATCCGAATGCGACATTACTCCATTGGCACTGAAAGCGCTTACGTGGGCTGGGCAATGCGGTTTTTGCGCGTCTACGGGGTCAGTCAAATCCAGGCTCTTGGCGAGCCGCAGATCAAGGAATACTTGAGTTCACTGGCGGTCGATAGAAATGTATCGGCAAGTACTCAGAATCAGGCTTTTAGCGCACTGCTATTTCTATTTCGCGTGGTACTCAAGCGGGAGTTGGGTTTCTTGGACGCAGTGCGGGCCAAGAATTCCGATCGACTGCCTGTGGTGCTGAGCCGTGGCGAGGTACAGCGGCTGATGGAGCAATTGGGTGGGCGCGATCTGCTGATGGCTCAGTTGCTGTATGGAGCTGGGCTGCGATTGATGGAGTGCTTACGGCTACGAGTCAAGGACATCGAATTCGATACCGGGCAGATATTGGTTCGCGAAGGTAAGGGCCGCAAGGATCGCGTGACGGTTCTGCCAGCCCATGCTGTCGATGCGCTACGGCTGCAAGTGGATGTGTCACGAGAACTGCACCAGCGTGATTTAGCGGAGGGGTACGGCCAGGTGTGGCTGCCTGATGCGTTGGCGGAGAAATACCCCAATGCACCGCGGGAGTTTGCCTGGCAGTTTGTATTTCCTGCAACCAAGCGAGCGAAGGATCCTCGGAGTGGCACCTGGAGGCGACATGTTCGCACGCGGATTCGAGAGCTGATCGCACTGGGCGTTCCGAGGCGACAGGCCATCCGACACGGTCGGAGTCGCAAAGGGCCTTGGCACATGGCCAAGACGATTGCCAGCGGTGTTGGTATGACGAACGCTTAG
- the ltrA gene encoding group II intron reverse transcriptase/maturase → MGMSLWGSSPLYEIGISGRSVYQLTASREEVLGEGNCGRATDRGKEACECVGKYRVCRLPSERQSPLGRIHTESAGLRTETSYKAGPVRRVSIDKPDGGKRLLGIPNLIDRLIQQAIVQILTPVFDPNVSTSSYGFRPKRSAHGAAKQVQRTIRRGYRFAVDMDLSKFFDRVGHDVLMARISRKVHDKTLLRLIGGYLRAGVMVDGHFQATTQGTPQGGPAFPLLAKILLDELDKELEKRGLPFVRYADDFVIFTKSKRSAERVFQSVHRYLTRQLHLVVNLEKSCIVTTEQLEYLGYSFVGSRATINVSGKSIERFKHRIREITGRSRGISMERRLGELKRIVRGWMGYYGLASQLKLFASLEQWIRRRIRCCYWKRWRHIRSRIRELIALGVPRRQAVRHGRSRKGPWHMAKTIASGVGMTNAWLADQGVPEPEDVMERTCSSSLNRRMRTRMSGGVGRAVSNDRPYPISASWLFWCVL, encoded by the coding sequence ATGGGCATGAGTTTATGGGGTTCAAGTCCCCTGTACGAGATAGGAATCTCTGGGAGATCAGTATACCAACTGACAGCTTCGAGAGAAGAAGTACTAGGTGAAGGCAACTGCGGAAGGGCAACCGACCGTGGGAAGGAAGCCTGCGAATGTGTGGGTAAGTACCGGGTCTGTCGACTGCCGTCAGAGCGTCAATCCCCACTCGGGCGCATTCACACCGAATCTGCGGGGCTACGAACAGAAACATCCTACAAGGCCGGACCGGTCAGGCGAGTATCAATCGACAAGCCCGATGGCGGCAAGCGATTGTTGGGTATTCCAAACTTAATCGACCGCTTGATCCAACAAGCCATCGTTCAAATCCTGACCCCAGTCTTCGATCCGAACGTTTCGACATCGAGCTACGGGTTTCGGCCAAAGCGATCTGCTCACGGAGCAGCCAAGCAAGTCCAGCGCACGATCAGACGCGGCTACCGTTTCGCAGTGGATATGGATCTTTCCAAGTTCTTCGACCGAGTCGGACACGATGTGTTGATGGCTCGTATATCGAGGAAAGTCCACGACAAGACATTGCTACGGCTGATTGGTGGCTACTTGCGAGCAGGAGTGATGGTGGATGGTCATTTTCAAGCAACCACCCAAGGGACACCACAAGGCGGCCCTGCCTTTCCACTGTTGGCCAAAATCCTCTTGGATGAACTGGACAAAGAACTAGAGAAGCGAGGTCTGCCATTCGTGCGCTATGCAGATGACTTTGTCATCTTCACAAAGTCCAAGCGTAGTGCCGAAAGGGTATTTCAGTCGGTGCATCGCTATCTCACCCGTCAACTTCACCTGGTAGTCAACCTGGAGAAGAGTTGTATCGTCACCACTGAGCAGCTCGAATACCTCGGGTACAGCTTCGTGGGGTCACGAGCGACGATCAACGTTTCGGGGAAATCCATCGAACGGTTCAAACACCGTATCCGCGAGATCACTGGGCGTAGCCGAGGCATCTCGATGGAGCGACGCTTAGGGGAACTGAAGCGGATTGTACGCGGTTGGATGGGTTACTATGGTCTTGCTTCGCAGTTGAAACTGTTCGCAAGCCTGGAGCAGTGGATACGACGACGCATTCGGTGCTGTTACTGGAAACGTTGGCGACATATTCGCTCGCGGATTCGGGAGCTGATCGCACTGGGCGTTCCGAGGCGACAGGCCGTCCGACACGGTCGGAGTCGTAAAGGACCTTGGCACATGGCCAAGACGATTGCCAGCGGTGTTGGCATGACGAACGCTTGGTTAGCCGATCAAGGAGTCCCCGAGCCTGAAGACGTTATGGAGCGAACTTGCTCATCTTCGTTGAACCGCCGGATGCGGACCCGCATGTCCGGTGGTGTGGGGAGGGCGGTCAGCAATGACCGCCCTTACCCGATTTCGGCTTCATGGCTTTTCTGGTGTGTGCTTTAG
- a CDS encoding abortive infection family protein, whose product MEILHELQTEYERADALVHLLIDQATGGRAQESDFVALRQQFLDSPHDALLPAWFRSKRSLNQFWQFIKNKYSTYAERRTYIWDEFDPLLRALETGGINPSHDDMELALDAFDAEGVRRSWRRVTRRIQDDPEGAITAARELVETVLKHILDDNHVAYDGDRIELPQLFKLVQKELNLAPEDHQEQIFKQILTGCSGVVNGLGSVRNRLGDAHGKGVANVRPHARHARLATNLAGTMALFLMETHLAKKG is encoded by the coding sequence ATGGAAATACTACACGAACTTCAGACAGAATATGAACGCGCGGATGCTCTGGTCCATCTATTGATTGACCAAGCGACTGGCGGCCGCGCGCAAGAGTCGGATTTCGTTGCGTTGAGACAGCAATTCCTCGACTCACCCCACGACGCACTACTGCCCGCATGGTTTCGATCCAAGCGATCGCTAAACCAGTTCTGGCAATTCATCAAGAACAAGTATTCAACATACGCTGAACGCCGCACGTACATTTGGGATGAATTTGATCCGCTTCTGCGAGCACTCGAAACGGGTGGAATCAATCCGTCGCATGACGACATGGAGCTCGCACTCGATGCCTTTGACGCCGAGGGCGTTCGGCGTTCCTGGCGTCGAGTAACTCGGCGTATTCAGGATGATCCCGAAGGCGCGATTACGGCAGCGCGAGAGCTTGTTGAGACTGTGCTTAAGCACATACTTGACGACAACCATGTTGCGTATGATGGGGACCGAATTGAGTTGCCCCAACTGTTTAAGCTTGTACAAAAAGAACTGAACCTCGCTCCCGAGGATCACCAAGAGCAGATTTTCAAACAAATCCTAACTGGATGCTCTGGCGTCGTAAACGGACTTGGCTCGGTGCGAAATCGACTCGGTGATGCCCACGGAAAGGGGGTGGCCAATGTTCGCCCCCACGCTCGCCACGCACGACTCGCGACGAACCTCGCTGGAACAATGGCACTGTTCTTGATGGAAACGCACTTGGCAAAAAAGGGATAA
- a CDS encoding type II toxin-antitoxin system RelE/ParE family toxin, producing MDIRLLETAKEDLREGWNFYEQNAVGLGDYFLDCMQADVRSLKVFAGIHAMADGFHRMLAKRFPFAVYYLIENETIDVYAILDCRRDPEWIVKRLGSSRTKRS from the coding sequence GTGGACATTCGGCTACTTGAAACAGCGAAAGAGGATTTGCGAGAGGGCTGGAACTTCTATGAACAGAATGCCGTAGGGCTGGGCGACTATTTTCTTGACTGCATGCAGGCAGATGTACGATCCCTGAAAGTCTTCGCCGGCATCCACGCGATGGCTGACGGCTTTCATCGAATGCTGGCCAAACGATTTCCCTTCGCTGTGTACTACCTGATAGAAAACGAGACGATTGACGTCTATGCGATCTTGGACTGCCGACGTGACCCAGAATGGATTGTCAAACGCCTGGGATCGTCGCGAACCAAGCGTTCCTGA